A region from the Streptosporangium sp. NBC_01756 genome encodes:
- a CDS encoding DUF2278 family protein, producing the protein MHLTDQAGTSFRVAVNVKSQETPSDLLQLVVDDFRHPVTQGLPRTAAGWTVLPSRSGGAALDYIRGNLFDPAAVRPLPPDLPGVDNDLADRLDHYVQRAIADPDAIVYAFGERWGPEPATPDKVFGFRPGNGVHDIHMNQGNSGRFRGDDGVWQDGGLLLYFPAEPRWVAIFLAFQSQSWHTDDATGHTLDGAPVRPGAGEEPVRVLAALVNPAGPAPEPESVLVINASPDPVDLTGWRLADQQKNTFPLPPGPLAPGTTLTIAVAAPFALGNGGGVITVLDAAGLKVHGVSYTTAQGRREGWTVTF; encoded by the coding sequence ATCCACCTCACCGACCAGGCGGGCACCTCCTTCCGCGTCGCGGTCAACGTCAAGTCCCAGGAGACCCCGTCCGATCTGCTCCAGCTCGTCGTCGACGACTTCCGGCACCCGGTGACCCAGGGCCTGCCCCGGACCGCCGCCGGCTGGACGGTGCTGCCGTCCCGTTCCGGCGGCGCCGCCCTCGACTACATCCGGGGCAACCTGTTCGATCCCGCGGCCGTGCGGCCCCTCCCGCCCGACCTGCCGGGCGTGGACAACGACCTGGCCGATCGGCTCGACCACTACGTCCAGCGGGCGATCGCCGATCCGGACGCGATCGTCTACGCCTTCGGTGAGCGCTGGGGCCCCGAACCGGCGACCCCCGACAAGGTCTTCGGGTTCCGGCCGGGCAACGGCGTGCACGACATCCACATGAACCAGGGGAACTCCGGGCGTTTCCGCGGCGACGACGGCGTGTGGCAGGACGGCGGCCTGCTGCTGTACTTCCCCGCCGAACCGCGCTGGGTCGCGATCTTCCTGGCCTTCCAGTCCCAGAGCTGGCACACCGACGACGCCACCGGGCACACCCTGGACGGCGCCCCCGTACGGCCGGGCGCCGGAGAGGAGCCCGTCCGCGTCCTCGCGGCACTGGTCAACCCCGCCGGTCCCGCACCCGAGCCGGAGAGCGTCCTGGTGATCAACGCCTCGCCGGATCCGGTCGACCTCACCGGCTGGCGGCTGGCCGACCAGCAGAAGAACACCTTCCCGCTGCCGCCCGGCCCGCTGGCCCCCGGCACCACGCTCACCATCGCCGTCGCGGCCCCGTTCGCGCTCGGCAACGGGGGAGGAGTGATCACCGTGCTCGATGCCGCCGGACTCAAGGTCCACGGAGTCTCCTACACTACGGCGCAGGGCCGCCGGGAAGGCTGGACGGTCACCTTCTGA
- a CDS encoding threonine/serine dehydratase: protein MSVSVEDVREAAERIAGYARRTPVLEVSSGLVLKLEGMQHTGSFKVRGGFNRVLAAGPLPEAGVIAASGGNHGLAVAYVARALGVRAEIFVPEVSSPVKVAGLRALGARVTQTGAIYAEAYEASAKRAAESGALEIHAYDQAEVIAGQGTVGLEVLEQTGGVDTILVAVGGGGLVAGIAAAVDGRAHVVAVEPELIPTLNRALEAGGPVPVGVSGVGADALGASRIGAIAYDVTAAAGVQSVLVSDEAIVEARREMWRFYRIAAEHAGATAFAALRSGAYTPAPGERVAVVVCGANTDPATLV, encoded by the coding sequence ATGAGCGTGTCTGTCGAGGACGTGCGCGAGGCCGCTGAACGGATCGCCGGGTACGCCCGCCGTACTCCGGTGCTGGAGGTGTCGTCCGGGCTGGTGCTGAAGCTGGAGGGGATGCAGCACACCGGATCGTTCAAGGTCCGGGGTGGCTTCAACCGTGTGCTGGCCGCGGGGCCGCTCCCCGAGGCGGGGGTGATCGCGGCGAGCGGCGGCAACCACGGCCTGGCGGTGGCGTACGTGGCGCGGGCCCTCGGCGTCAGGGCCGAGATCTTCGTGCCGGAGGTGTCCAGCCCGGTCAAGGTCGCCGGGCTGCGGGCACTGGGCGCGCGGGTGACCCAGACCGGTGCCATCTACGCCGAGGCGTACGAGGCGTCGGCCAAGCGGGCGGCCGAGAGCGGCGCCCTGGAGATCCACGCCTACGACCAGGCCGAGGTGATCGCCGGGCAGGGCACCGTCGGGCTGGAGGTGCTGGAGCAGACCGGGGGAGTGGACACGATCCTGGTGGCGGTCGGCGGCGGTGGACTGGTCGCCGGGATCGCCGCCGCCGTCGACGGCCGGGCACACGTGGTCGCGGTCGAGCCCGAGCTCATCCCGACCCTGAATCGGGCGCTGGAGGCCGGAGGCCCGGTGCCGGTGGGGGTCAGCGGTGTGGGGGCGGACGCCCTGGGCGCCAGCCGGATCGGCGCGATCGCCTACGACGTCACCGCCGCCGCGGGAGTCCAGAGCGTCCTGGTCTCCGACGAGGCCATCGTCGAGGCCCGGCGGGAGATGTGGCGGTTCTACCGGATCGCCGCCGAGCACGCGGGAGCCACGGCCTTCGCCGCCCTGCGTTCGGGCGCCTACACCCCGGCGCCCGGAGAGCGGGTGGCCGTGGTCGTCTGCGGCGCCAACACCGACCCGGCGACACTGGTCTGA
- the panB gene encoding 3-methyl-2-oxobutanoate hydroxymethyltransferase: protein MSSSVTSRSTALYGGQAGRRITVRDIAAAKERGEKWPMVTAYDAMTARVFDEAGIPVLLVGDSAAMVVYGYDSTLPVSVDDLMPLTAAVVRGSSRALVVADLPFGSYQSSPQQALETAARFMKEAGAHAVKLEGGRRVLPQVEALVSAGIPVMAHLGLTPQSVNAFGGYRVQGRGQSGDELMSDAKDLEYAGAFSVVLECVPADLAERVTTSLSIPTVGIGAGPATDAQVLVWQDLMGLTAQPAKFVKKYSDLAGEMDRAVRAFADEVTAGAFPAPEHSYR, encoded by the coding sequence ATGTCCTCTTCTGTCACCAGCCGGTCGACCGCTCTCTACGGCGGCCAGGCAGGACGAAGGATCACCGTCCGCGACATCGCCGCCGCCAAGGAGCGGGGGGAGAAGTGGCCGATGGTCACCGCGTATGACGCGATGACCGCCAGGGTCTTCGACGAGGCCGGCATCCCGGTGCTGCTCGTCGGCGACTCGGCCGCCATGGTCGTGTACGGCTACGACTCGACGCTACCGGTCTCGGTGGACGACCTCATGCCGCTGACGGCCGCCGTGGTGCGCGGCTCGTCCCGCGCGCTGGTGGTCGCCGACCTGCCGTTCGGCTCCTACCAGTCCTCACCGCAGCAGGCGCTGGAGACGGCCGCCCGCTTCATGAAGGAGGCCGGCGCCCACGCGGTCAAGCTGGAGGGCGGCCGGCGCGTGCTCCCCCAGGTCGAGGCGCTGGTCTCGGCCGGCATCCCCGTCATGGCCCACCTCGGCCTGACCCCCCAGTCGGTCAACGCCTTCGGCGGCTACCGGGTGCAGGGCCGCGGCCAGTCCGGGGACGAGCTGATGTCGGACGCCAAGGACCTGGAGTACGCCGGGGCCTTCTCCGTGGTCCTGGAGTGCGTCCCCGCCGACCTCGCGGAACGGGTCACCACGTCCCTGTCGATCCCCACCGTCGGCATCGGCGCGGGCCCGGCCACCGACGCGCAGGTCCTGGTCTGGCAGGACCTGATGGGCCTGACCGCCCAGCCCGCCAAGTTCGTCAAGAAGTACTCCGACCTGGCCGGGGAGATGGACCGCGCCGTCCGTGCTTTCGCCGACGAGGTGACGGCCGGAGCCTTCCCGGCTCCCGAGCACAGCTACCGCTGA
- a CDS encoding MFS transporter — protein sequence MAIEPYRRLLTLPGVRTLMLVGLLARIPSTATGITLTLHIRSLGLSWLAAGAVGTATTVGMAVGSPLAGRFVDRHGLRPVLLVTGVAQLAFWSSAWALPYPVLLVAAVVAGLLALPVFSVIRQCLAALVPVEQRRIGFSLDSIMVELSYMAGPALGVLGSTMLGSTWTMCVVAAGLTCSGVALILLNPPTRSAEELEAPAEKVLRRQWLTPGLLTLLGTAAAATFVLTATELALVAVMDHSGETEWTGLAIGLWCVCSLVGGFVYGGLSKGFSPLVLIGGMGLLTIPVGLVGGDWRWVIVALVPSGVLCAPGLSSTVEALSRWVPAGARGEAMGLHGTALLIGGAVSSPVAGAVIDGAGPGWAFAVAGLVSVTMVLIALPFWRRIPSPMEQPMEQPMAAAA from the coding sequence ATGGCTATAGAACCTTACCGTCGCCTGCTCACCCTTCCGGGCGTGCGGACGTTGATGCTGGTGGGACTGCTCGCCCGGATCCCGTCCACGGCGACGGGCATCACGCTGACGCTGCACATCCGCAGCCTCGGTCTGAGCTGGCTGGCGGCAGGGGCGGTCGGTACGGCCACCACGGTGGGGATGGCGGTCGGATCGCCGCTGGCCGGGCGGTTCGTCGACCGGCACGGCCTCCGTCCGGTGCTGCTGGTGACCGGCGTCGCGCAGCTCGCCTTCTGGTCTTCGGCCTGGGCGCTGCCGTACCCCGTGCTGCTGGTCGCCGCGGTGGTCGCCGGGCTGCTGGCCCTGCCGGTGTTCAGCGTGATCAGGCAGTGCCTGGCCGCGCTGGTCCCGGTGGAGCAGCGCAGGATCGGGTTCTCCCTCGACTCGATAATGGTCGAGCTGTCCTACATGGCCGGCCCGGCCCTCGGCGTCCTCGGGAGCACCATGCTCGGCAGCACGTGGACGATGTGCGTCGTCGCGGCCGGTCTCACCTGTTCCGGCGTGGCTCTGATCCTGCTGAACCCGCCGACCCGCTCGGCCGAGGAGCTGGAGGCTCCGGCGGAGAAGGTCCTGAGGCGGCAGTGGCTCACCCCCGGCCTCCTCACGCTGCTCGGCACCGCCGCCGCGGCCACCTTCGTGCTGACCGCGACCGAGCTCGCGCTGGTGGCGGTGATGGATCACTCCGGGGAGACCGAGTGGACCGGACTGGCCATCGGACTCTGGTGCGTCTGCTCGCTGGTCGGCGGTTTCGTGTACGGCGGCCTGTCGAAGGGCTTCTCGCCGCTGGTCCTGATCGGTGGGATGGGCCTGCTCACCATCCCGGTGGGACTGGTGGGCGGTGACTGGCGATGGGTGATCGTGGCGCTCGTCCCGTCGGGGGTGCTGTGCGCCCCCGGGCTGTCGTCCACGGTCGAGGCCCTCAGTCGCTGGGTCCCGGCGGGGGCTCGGGGCGAGGCGATGGGCCTGCACGGTACGGCGCTGCTCATCGGCGGCGCGGTCTCCTCGCCGGTCGCCGGAGCGGTCATCGACGGTGCCGGTCCCGGCTGGGCCTTCGCTGTCGCGGGGCTGGTCAGCGTGACGATGGTGCTGATCGCCCTGCCGTTCTGGCGCCGGATCCCGTCGCCGATGGAGCAACCGATGGAGCAGCCGATGGCGGCCGCGGCCTGA
- a CDS encoding MFS transporter translates to MEQQLGHPRRWQILGVLVFSLLAVVLDNTILNVALKTIADPGEGLGATQSQLEWAINSYTLVFAGLLFTFGVIGDRTGRKRMLLVGMVLFGLASLASAYAQDPGQLIVARAFMGIGGAAIMPATLAIISNVFPPQERGKAIGVWAGGVGLAVAIGPITGGLLIEHFWWGSVFLINLPIVLIGLVLIGMVVPESRDPKPSKLDPVGVLLSIVGLVAITYGIIRGGELATVASAEVLVPTLLGVAVLAGFVWYERRIDHPAFDVTYFRDARFATAVGMIGVVFFAMMGAMFFLVFYLQIVLGFSALQAGALMIPFAAAQLIFAPLSQQITKRFGGKLASTVSMVIVAAALGSYALMDQNTSVLVIEIVFFVQGAAMANIMPPATTAIMESLPREKAGVGSAMSNTVRQLAGALGVALLGSLLSATYRDEIAPVLTGLTDQLRHVAGESLTGTLGVAGSLGERGAALIAPAKQAFIEGMHVTALVSAVIALLGALVALRWMPGKQVLAAPAERADHDKEPAVV, encoded by the coding sequence ATGGAACAGCAGCTCGGACATCCGAGACGGTGGCAGATCCTGGGAGTGCTGGTCTTCAGCCTCCTCGCCGTCGTGCTCGACAACACCATCCTCAACGTCGCACTGAAAACGATCGCCGACCCGGGCGAGGGCCTGGGCGCCACCCAGAGCCAGCTGGAATGGGCGATCAACTCCTACACGCTCGTCTTCGCCGGTCTGCTGTTCACCTTCGGGGTCATCGGTGACCGGACCGGCCGCAAGCGCATGCTGCTCGTCGGGATGGTGCTCTTCGGGCTCGCCTCGCTGGCCAGCGCCTACGCCCAGGACCCGGGGCAGCTCATCGTGGCCCGCGCGTTCATGGGGATCGGCGGCGCCGCGATCATGCCGGCCACGCTGGCGATCATCTCCAACGTCTTCCCGCCCCAGGAGCGCGGCAAGGCGATCGGCGTCTGGGCCGGCGGCGTCGGCCTCGCCGTGGCGATCGGCCCGATCACCGGCGGCCTGCTCATCGAGCACTTCTGGTGGGGCTCGGTCTTCCTGATCAACCTGCCGATCGTGCTGATCGGCCTGGTGCTCATCGGCATGGTCGTGCCCGAGTCGCGTGACCCCAAGCCGTCCAAGCTCGACCCGGTCGGCGTGCTGCTGTCCATCGTGGGCCTGGTGGCCATCACCTACGGCATCATCCGGGGCGGGGAGCTGGCCACCGTCGCCAGCGCCGAGGTGCTGGTCCCGACCCTTCTGGGCGTGGCCGTACTGGCCGGCTTCGTCTGGTACGAGCGCCGCATCGACCACCCGGCCTTCGACGTCACCTACTTCCGTGACGCCCGCTTCGCCACCGCGGTCGGCATGATCGGCGTCGTGTTCTTCGCGATGATGGGCGCGATGTTCTTCCTGGTCTTCTACCTGCAGATCGTGCTGGGCTTCAGCGCGCTGCAGGCCGGCGCGCTGATGATCCCGTTCGCCGCCGCCCAGCTCATCTTCGCCCCGCTCAGCCAGCAGATCACCAAGCGCTTCGGCGGCAAGCTGGCCAGCACGGTGAGCATGGTCATCGTGGCCGCCGCACTGGGCAGCTACGCACTGATGGACCAGAACACCTCCGTCCTGGTGATCGAGATCGTCTTCTTCGTCCAGGGTGCGGCGATGGCCAACATCATGCCGCCCGCGACCACCGCCATCATGGAGTCGCTGCCCCGGGAGAAGGCCGGTGTGGGCTCGGCCATGAGCAACACCGTCCGCCAGCTCGCGGGCGCCCTCGGCGTCGCCCTGCTGGGCTCGCTGCTCTCGGCGACCTACCGCGACGAGATCGCCCCTGTGCTGACCGGCCTGACCGACCAGCTCCGGCACGTCGCGGGCGAGTCCCTGACCGGCACGCTCGGCGTGGCGGGCAGTCTCGGCGAGCGCGGCGCGGCGCTGATCGCACCCGCCAAGCAGGCATTCATCGAAGGCATGCACGTCACCGCCCTGGTGTCGGCGGTGATCGCACTGCTCGGAGCCCTGGTGGCGCTCAGGTGGATGCCCGGCAAGCAGGTTCTGGCCGCTCCCGCCGAACGCGCGGATCACGACAAGGAACCGGCAGTAGTGTAG
- a CDS encoding TetR/AcrR family transcriptional regulator, with product MTTTDETQAARPAGRPRSARAEKAIIDATLDLIGEGIGLGELSIEAIAARAGVGKTTIYRRWSNKEDLFVDAMAKLKSPLPKLGGGSVREDLIAYLEVVRHDACDARSRCVLSIVMNDAERHPRLAERVRQASIEPRRAAMTELLRRGIATGELRSDLDVPIAMSTLIGTMMWYARSLGFGDDTELPDDIAERIVDELLAGLAPR from the coding sequence ATGACGACGACGGATGAGACGCAGGCGGCCCGCCCGGCGGGCCGCCCCCGCAGCGCCCGGGCAGAGAAGGCGATCATTGACGCCACCCTCGACCTGATAGGCGAGGGCATCGGCCTCGGCGAGCTGTCGATCGAGGCGATCGCGGCCCGGGCCGGGGTGGGCAAGACCACGATCTACCGGCGCTGGTCCAACAAGGAGGACCTGTTCGTCGACGCGATGGCCAAGCTCAAGTCGCCTCTGCCGAAGCTGGGCGGCGGGTCGGTCCGCGAGGATCTGATCGCCTACCTTGAGGTCGTCCGCCATGACGCGTGCGACGCGCGCAGCCGGTGCGTCCTGAGCATCGTGATGAACGACGCCGAGCGGCACCCGCGCCTCGCGGAGCGGGTCCGCCAGGCCTCGATCGAGCCGCGCAGGGCGGCGATGACCGAGTTGCTCCGCCGGGGCATCGCGACAGGCGAGCTCCGCTCGGACCTCGACGTGCCCATCGCCATGTCGACACTGATCGGCACCATGATGTGGTACGCCCGGAGCCTGGGATTCGGCGATGACACCGAGCTTCCGGACGACATCGCCGAGCGGATCGTCGACGAACTCCTGGCCGGCCTCGCCCCTCGCTGA
- a CDS encoding DUF397 domain-containing protein produces MAADLTGATWRKSSRSGSSGGNCVEVAVVDAPGTGHKADLGSLHVLRDSKDPDGAKLFFTRAEWDAFVAGVKLGEFDD; encoded by the coding sequence ATGGCAGCAGATCTGACCGGCGCGACCTGGCGCAAGTCCTCGCGCAGTGGCTCCAGCGGCGGCAACTGCGTCGAGGTGGCCGTCGTGGACGCTCCCGGCACCGGTCACAAGGCGGACCTCGGCTCCCTCCACGTGCTCCGCGACTCCAAGGACCCCGACGGGGCGAAACTGTTCTTCACCCGGGCCGAGTGGGACGCCTTCGTCGCCGGAGTGAAGCTCGGCGAGTTCGACGACTGA
- a CDS encoding helix-turn-helix domain-containing protein, which produces MPPAREPEGEASPLAFFATELRRLREQAGWSQGRLGQEISYSNGLISMVETARRIPSLDFAERCDQALDTDGTLVRIWPMLAYGALPSRFRPWVDIERQAHTLRGWDPLLIPGLLQTPGYARTILQADPGVTDERVEELLTARLERQKMLAGAAPPLLWTVLDEGVLRRSIGGPEVMRDQLAALLAVSERRQVSVQVLSREAGTTGGAIAGLEGGFLIAGIEGSLDSVFVESAAVGHVTDHPRDVAVICKRYESIRSAALPARASADLIAKVMTEWQQI; this is translated from the coding sequence ATGCCCCCCGCGCGTGAACCCGAGGGCGAGGCCAGTCCCCTCGCCTTCTTCGCCACCGAGCTTCGCCGTCTGCGCGAACAGGCCGGATGGTCACAGGGCCGGCTCGGCCAGGAGATCTCCTATTCGAACGGCCTGATCAGCATGGTCGAGACGGCCCGGCGCATCCCGTCGCTGGATTTCGCCGAACGGTGCGACCAGGCGCTCGACACCGACGGCACGCTCGTCCGGATCTGGCCGATGCTGGCCTACGGCGCCCTTCCGTCGCGGTTCCGCCCGTGGGTGGACATCGAGCGGCAGGCCCACACGTTGCGGGGCTGGGACCCGCTACTGATCCCGGGCCTTCTGCAGACTCCCGGCTACGCCCGTACGATCCTGCAGGCCGATCCCGGGGTGACCGACGAGCGGGTCGAGGAGCTTCTCACCGCCCGGCTGGAGCGCCAGAAGATGCTGGCGGGCGCCGCCCCTCCGCTGCTGTGGACCGTGCTCGACGAGGGGGTCCTGCGGCGCAGTATCGGCGGACCGGAGGTCATGCGGGACCAGCTCGCCGCCCTGCTGGCCGTGTCGGAGCGCAGGCAGGTCTCCGTACAGGTCCTGTCGAGAGAGGCGGGGACCACCGGAGGCGCGATCGCGGGTCTGGAAGGGGGATTCCTCATTGCGGGCATCGAGGGCAGCCTCGATAGTGTATTCGTGGAGTCCGCCGCCGTAGGGCACGTCACGGACCATCCGCGCGACGTGGCGGTGATCTGCAAGCGATACGAGTCGATCCGCTCGGCGGCCCTGCCCGCGCGGGCCAGCGCCGACCTCATAGCGAAGGTGATGACGGAATGGCAGCAGATCTGA
- a CDS encoding NAD+ synthase — protein MAQLRIALAQTDPVVGDLAANADKLVEWTRRAADRGAHLVVFTEMFLTGYPVEDLVLRSSFVEASITAVGALARRLADEGLGEIPVVVGYVDRADLAPRVGQPKGSPLDAAALLHRGQVVTKTAKHHLPNYGVFDEYRYFVRGDRLPIFRLHGVDVAIAVCEDLWQEGGPVAVVAEAGAGLLVVPNASPYEKEKDDVRLALVSRRAQEAGCALAYVNQVGGQDELVFDGDSIIVSASGELVSRAAQFTEELLITDLELPEARFGGLGTFQVDAGDGTVITVERMELSAFPVEPYAPETPSVAPHLDDSAEVYSALVLAVRDYVAKNGFESVILGLSGGIDSALTATIASDAIGPDLVHAVLMPSRYSSEHSLEDAWELVRRQGINAQVVAIADIVDGFEKEIELSGLAAENLQARVRGMILMGLSNQHGHLVLTTGNKSELATGYSTLYGDSAGGFAPIKDVLKTQVWKLSRWRNAQAGISGAFLHGFTAPPIPENSIEKEPSAELRPDQRDTDSLPEYDVLDRLLDDYVEKDMGSAELIAVGHDPALVARVIRLVDLAEYKRRQYPPGPKITPKNFGRDRRLPITNRWRETTA, from the coding sequence GTGGCTCAACTCCGTATCGCTCTGGCCCAGACCGATCCCGTAGTCGGTGACCTGGCGGCAAACGCCGACAAGCTCGTCGAGTGGACCCGGCGCGCCGCCGACCGCGGTGCGCATCTGGTGGTGTTCACCGAGATGTTCCTGACCGGGTATCCAGTCGAGGACCTGGTGCTGCGCAGCTCATTCGTGGAAGCCTCGATCACCGCGGTCGGGGCCCTCGCCCGGCGGCTGGCCGACGAGGGACTCGGTGAGATCCCGGTGGTCGTCGGCTACGTGGACCGGGCGGACCTGGCTCCGCGGGTGGGGCAGCCCAAGGGCTCCCCGCTCGACGCGGCCGCGCTGCTCCACCGGGGCCAGGTGGTCACCAAGACCGCCAAGCACCACCTGCCGAACTACGGCGTCTTCGACGAATACCGCTACTTCGTACGCGGGGACCGGTTGCCGATCTTCCGGCTGCACGGGGTCGACGTGGCGATCGCGGTCTGCGAGGACCTGTGGCAGGAGGGCGGGCCGGTCGCGGTGGTGGCCGAGGCGGGAGCCGGGCTGCTGGTGGTGCCGAACGCCTCGCCGTACGAGAAGGAGAAGGACGACGTACGGCTCGCCCTCGTCTCCCGCCGAGCACAGGAGGCGGGCTGCGCCCTCGCCTACGTCAACCAGGTGGGCGGCCAGGACGAGCTGGTCTTCGACGGCGACTCGATCATCGTTTCGGCCTCCGGCGAGCTGGTCTCGCGGGCCGCGCAGTTCACCGAAGAGCTGCTGATCACCGATCTGGAGCTGCCCGAGGCCAGATTCGGCGGTCTCGGCACCTTCCAGGTCGACGCCGGGGACGGGACCGTCATCACGGTGGAGCGGATGGAGCTGTCGGCCTTCCCGGTGGAGCCGTACGCCCCGGAGACCCCCTCGGTCGCCCCGCACCTCGACGACAGCGCCGAGGTCTACTCCGCGCTGGTCCTCGCGGTCCGCGACTACGTGGCCAAGAACGGCTTCGAGTCGGTCATCCTTGGCCTGTCCGGCGGGATCGACTCCGCCCTGACCGCCACGATCGCCTCCGACGCGATCGGCCCCGACCTGGTGCACGCGGTCCTGATGCCCTCGCGCTACTCCTCGGAGCACTCCCTTGAGGACGCCTGGGAATTGGTCCGCCGGCAGGGGATCAACGCCCAGGTGGTGGCGATCGCCGACATCGTGGACGGTTTCGAGAAGGAGATCGAGCTGTCCGGTCTGGCGGCGGAGAACCTCCAGGCCCGGGTGCGCGGCATGATCCTGATGGGCCTGTCCAACCAGCACGGGCACCTGGTGCTCACCACCGGCAACAAGAGCGAGCTGGCCACCGGCTACTCCACCCTCTACGGCGACTCCGCAGGTGGTTTCGCCCCCATCAAGGACGTGCTGAAGACCCAGGTCTGGAAGCTGTCGCGGTGGCGCAACGCCCAGGCGGGCATCTCGGGTGCGTTCCTGCACGGCTTCACGGCACCGCCGATCCCGGAGAACTCCATCGAGAAGGAGCCCAGCGCCGAACTCCGCCCCGACCAGCGCGACACCGACTCCCTGCCGGAGTACGACGTGCTGGACCGTCTCCTGGACGACTATGTCGAAAAGGACATGGGCTCCGCCGAGTTGATCGCCGTCGGCCACGACCCCGCCCTGGTCGCCCGCGTCATCCGCCTGGTCGACCTCGCCGAGTACAAGCGCCGCCAGTATCCTCCGGGCCCCAAGATCACCCCCAAGAACTTCGGCCGTGACCGCCGCCTGCCCATCACCAACCGCTGGCGCGAGACGACCGCCTGA
- a CDS encoding TolB family protein, with product MKHWAMAVGTALAVSTAAVATPALASSRTAPVTGAVYFGYQGSKIEVLTHRGGWTSLAVGGGAFSGQFSAAPDGKRVAWIDEKSRLHVKSASGDKVIARDAAYGSPCLTPAWTADGRRIAYPKKGTATAATVIVVGADGRNVVDSGKTVGICHLTWSADGRTLAGYAGDTSGVHLLDTRSRVSTKALGIKLANHVESLSPDSRRVVVNAISANDPAGDGSWSTSFTPSIYDTKTGKKIAIPVGGTLLGARYLRDGRLAVRVKGRTANTLVILNASGKELQRVAEPTKARKLGLLGVLG from the coding sequence ATGAAGCACTGGGCCATGGCCGTCGGCACCGCACTAGCCGTGTCCACCGCCGCCGTCGCAACCCCCGCCCTGGCCTCGTCGCGGACGGCGCCGGTCACCGGCGCCGTCTACTTCGGCTATCAGGGCAGCAAGATCGAGGTGCTGACCCACCGGGGTGGCTGGACCTCTCTGGCCGTCGGTGGCGGAGCCTTCTCCGGGCAGTTCTCCGCAGCGCCCGACGGAAAGCGCGTCGCCTGGATCGACGAGAAGAGCCGCCTGCACGTCAAATCCGCGAGCGGGGACAAAGTGATCGCCAGGGACGCCGCCTACGGCAGTCCCTGCTTGACCCCCGCCTGGACCGCCGACGGCAGGAGGATCGCCTACCCGAAGAAGGGCACCGCGACGGCCGCGACCGTGATCGTGGTCGGCGCCGACGGCAGGAACGTGGTCGACTCCGGCAAGACCGTCGGCATCTGCCACCTGACCTGGTCGGCCGACGGCAGGACGCTCGCCGGGTACGCCGGGGACACCAGTGGCGTCCACCTGCTGGACACCCGGTCCCGCGTCTCCACCAAGGCTCTCGGAATCAAGCTCGCCAACCACGTGGAGAGCCTGTCCCCCGACAGCCGCCGGGTCGTGGTGAACGCGATCAGCGCGAACGACCCCGCCGGCGACGGCTCCTGGTCCACGTCGTTCACCCCGTCGATCTACGACACCAAGACGGGCAAGAAGATCGCCATCCCGGTCGGAGGCACCCTGCTGGGCGCCCGCTACCTGCGCGACGGCCGGCTCGCGGTCCGGGTCAAGGGCAGGACCGCCAACACGCTGGTGATCCTCAATGCCTCCGGTAAGGAGCTCCAGCGCGTGGCCGAGCCCACCAAGGCCAGGAAACTCGGTCTGCTCGGCGTGCTCGGCTGA
- a CDS encoding TetR/AcrR family transcriptional regulator, with translation MARAGLTADRVTEAAADLADAVGFENVTISALARGFGVADASIYSHVKNVQDLRTRVALRAAGELSDRVTSAIAGRSGKDALAAFAGAYREFALAHPGRYAATQIRLDPAVVAKATVALRGNETTSSLLRAYGLVDPDLTDAVRLLRSTFHGFTSLEAAGGFGHPRDLQASWDRIIDALDGTLRHWPASDVRTDRDPAGV, from the coding sequence ATGGCTCGTGCGGGGTTGACGGCCGATCGCGTGACGGAGGCGGCCGCGGATCTGGCGGACGCCGTCGGGTTCGAGAATGTCACGATCTCCGCACTGGCACGGGGCTTCGGGGTCGCGGACGCGAGCATCTACTCTCACGTCAAAAACGTTCAGGACCTCCGGACCCGGGTCGCGCTGCGCGCGGCGGGCGAGCTCAGCGACCGCGTCACCTCGGCGATAGCGGGCCGGTCCGGTAAAGACGCCCTGGCCGCGTTCGCCGGCGCCTACCGGGAGTTCGCGCTGGCCCACCCCGGCCGATATGCGGCGACCCAGATCCGGCTCGACCCCGCCGTCGTCGCCAAGGCCACGGTGGCCCTGCGGGGCAACGAGACCACCTCCTCGCTGCTGCGCGCGTACGGCCTGGTCGACCCGGACCTGACCGACGCGGTGCGCCTGCTCCGCAGCACCTTTCACGGGTTCACCAGTCTTGAGGCCGCCGGGGGGTTCGGTCACCCGCGCGACCTCCAGGCGTCCTGGGACAGGATCATCGACGCTCTCGACGGCACGCTGAGACACTGGCCCGCGTCGGATGTCCGAACGGACCGCGACCCGGCCGGGGTCTGA